The DNA sequence CGCCAGCTTGGCGAGCGCCTCTTGGACCCGGTTCTCACCGCAGTCGGTGATACCGGCCGCGATCGCTTCGGCGATCAGCGGCAGTGGGACGGTTTTGGTCACGGCAACCAGCTTGATCTCATCCGGAGAGCGGTTGGCCCGCCGGGCCGCGGCGGCGATCCTTTCCCGAACAAATTCGAGGTTCTCCTTGATTGACACTCTGGTCGAGATTATAGCATAATGAAGAGATGAAAAAGTTCAGCTGGCTGGCCGTGTTCCTCCTCGCCGTCACCGTCATTAATTATCCCAATCCCTGCAACCCCAAAGGAGGAGGAGTGGTCACTTTCGAGGCGACCTCCGAAACCAACCTCACCACCTCACTATATATATATGATATGGCGGCCAGGCTGGTCAGGAAGCAAACTTTCACCCTCCAGACCGGCGCGG is a window from the Candidatus Margulisiibacteriota bacterium genome containing:
- a CDS encoding T9SS type A sorting domain-containing protein, whose amino-acid sequence is MKKFSWLAVFLLAVTVINYPNPCNPKGGGVVTFEATSETNLTTSLYIYDMAARLVRKQTFTLQTGAANRTTWDGFSQGNELVGNGVYLYRLVDAASKSTLGKGKIWVINH